The window ATGCTACCAATTGCTGCGCCGTCTACATACATAATTACGAGCCCACCTTATTGGCCCATTACGAAGTCGGAGAGGCTTGTGCGGCTCATCATCATACCGGTTGAGGTTCGCATGTAGGCTCCCTCTTCTCGTGACTATCAAGAAAAGGTACTGAGATGAGCGCGGGGGGGTGTCCGGTTGAAGATTTTACGATTGTGACTTTGGAGGACATTACATATAGACGAGTTGCTCAGATCGGACAATTCGATTCGTTTCAACCTGTATACTCGCCACACACATGCACACGCATATTCCAGCATATCATCTTAGACTGATATATTCCTGGCCATTACAGTCCGTCTTCACTCGAGCACCACAGGCTTCCGGTATAATGTGTATATGCATACATCTTGTGtgcctctttcttttcctacGCCGGTCGTGACAGAGCGCCCTTCTACATCACCCGAGTTGTTCACGGCCAAAAGATAAAGGGAAGCGAGATGAGTGGTAAGGAGAAAATAACCTGGCAAGCTGAATTGTATGCGTTCAGTGACGGTGGCCGCCCTGGATATGATGGGCGGCAACCTTTTGGCATTTCGCTAAGATGGCCGCCTGTCGAGACACCTCCGCAAGCCGACCAATGACATCCttgttgccgtcgacgaagccatACAGGGCGTAAGGAATGCCCACATCATTGCAGAAGTCCTGCACAAGCCTCTGCGTCTTGCGCAGGTTGTGGCGCGGAATGCGAGGGTACATGTGGTGGACGACCTGGAATTGCAACCCTCCGTGGAAGAAATCGAGCCACGTCGGGCAGTCGACGTCCATGGTCGTGCGCAGCATCTTTTGCGGGAACGACTCTTGAGGGCCCAGGTCGGCCGTGCTCATGGCGAAGTGAGATAGCGTGATTTGGACATGTAGCGGAGCTTGGAACATGTGGCTGATGATCACGAAAACAAAGCGGTCCCAATTATTAGGAATAGACCTGTACACAATGCCGTAGCCGAACCAGACCCAAAAGAAGACCTGGCCGGCTACCTCGAGCCAGCGATGCCACCAGGCAATGCCTTTCTTGGGACCACGGCCCATAATGAGGTGGTCCCACGAGAGCCTATAGAGGTTGAAGCGGCCAAATAGCATGATGGGATAGTATAAGTATGACTGCAGCGACAAGAAGAACCTGGCTGCAAGGTCATATTCCATCACGCGCTCGTAGTAGGACGACGTCAGATTGCCGAGGAAGCGGTGGGACACAGCGAAGAAGGGCAAATGCTCGATGTCAGGATCGTGCTCGGGGGAATTGGTGACGATATGGTGTACGTTGTGGTTCCGCTTCCACCAGCCAATAGACAGCCCGCCCATGAAGTCGGCGATAAAGATGCCAATGCACGTATCGACGTGGAAGTTGTGGGTGATGCCCATGTGCCCGGCATCATGAGCGGAGAAGACCAGCTGGTGCCAAAAGCAGCCGAGGCAGGCGGCACTGAGAAAATACCACCCCCAGCGCAGGAAGGTCAGCATAGCGGCGAAGAGAATTGTATACCGCATCACCTCAATGGCGTAGGCACGGTAGTCGCAATTGTACAACCCCTCAGCCTTGATGCGCTCGTTGAGAAGCCTGTACTTGCGCACAATGTCCGACTGCGTCCCGTCGTCCAAGGCAGGGTATTTATGAAGGTCGAGGCGGATCTGCTTGCGCGTCTCCGAGTCAAGAAAGGCGGTTCCATCCATGTCCTTGTCGTCATGGCCGTCGTCAGTGGTGGAAGTCGCTGAAGAGACGGAGGCCGGGCTCGAGCTCTGCGCGGCGCCGTGTCTGCGGCGGACGTGAATGTCTGCCGTGTCGAAGACGGGGGAGGCTTCGCGAGAACCGACATCGCTAGGGGAGGGGGCACCAAAGAAACGCATggtatcgtcgtcgttgtcatcTATGTCCTCGAACCCGGAGCCGCCCTCTTCGAGTGCCCTGAACTTGCCTCCCTGGATAGGCGGCACGAAGTTTCTCCAGTGACCCTCGACTCTTCCGATTCGATACCTCGTCATCTGCGATCTGGCCTCAGGAGAGTGCAGTCTATAAAATCGCGAACAGGTTAGCCATTGATGTTTTGAAGGGGAATACAGAGGTTGCGAATCGCCATCATCACGTATACGTACACCGAAACTTCATCAGTAGCATCCCGCCCGACCATGTGCAGGATGGCCTTGTCGCCGCCCGGGTGGTATGCTAGCCACCCATCCAGCTTGACGACGAACTGATCAATTATGATGACAACTCTGCCCTGAGCAATCAAGCCCTCGACCTGGCGGCGTGACATGAGCGGGTATACCCTCGTCTTTGTCGGCTTTCCACGTGGTGCCGATGCCGCGGCGGAGATGGGGGCGTTGGTGGGGGTTGCCATTGTGGTCCGAGTTGTGACTGGAGTGGCAGAGGTGGTCTGGAAGGAGGGGATGGAGGACAGCGGGCCGCTCGAGCGGATTGCCGGAACCCAATTGAACGAGCGTGGGTTGCTGGAGAGgcagctgccggcggtgaACAGGCAGTGAGAAATGATGTTGGTGAAGAGAAAGGAAATgtaaaaaaagaaaaaggatGCTATGCTGGTGCCGTGTTGTAGCTCACCGCATGTTGTTGATCCGGATGTCTAAGGTAAGCAGGTAGGCAGGGTCCCCCCTCCACCCAAGCACTCACTGTACCCTCAACTCCAAGCTGCATGTGCGATTGCTTGCCTTGATATCCGTACACACATCAAGGTATCGCTGCCCGAGTCTGGATGTGGGCCATAGGTAAGTACAGTTTTGGTGTGTGTAAGTGCACAGGGTACCAGGGCTCTGCGGCCAAAACCCACCTACAAATCCCCCATTCACATCCTCGGTCTCTAGCTCAGGTGCAGGTGCTTGGTAACTACCTACGGAAGCCCGAGACCTCCGGTGGCATGTTCCAGGTCGCCCACCATTGTTGCTCTGCCTATACGAACACGTAATCATTCGATAAACAGTGCCGGCCTGGCCCATCACGGCGTGGTTTTCTGTCTCTTGTCCCATCTACACGCACCTACATGCAATGATATCCACGAATTGAGTTGGTTGGCTACGTAGCAACATACACAAGAACAATATAAAGAGTTTGCAGGGATGCGACTGACGCCAAGAGTCGGGACGGTCCAAGGATCATAATGTGGTAGTTTCGATAGTAACCTTTGCTACGGTAATGTCCCTTGCAGATTCCGACCATTATCCGCACGGTTACTTGCCACGGACTTCGTTATCACGTGATGAAATACGTGTAACATTtcaacctcttcctccccgaCTACCTGAGCAACTCCCTTACTCTCGTTTCCGCGCATGAGTAATCTTCACATCAGAATTGAAACCGCTCATGTCTGCGTTATGTCGTGTACTACTCAGGATTAGACGGCGAGTGCCATTTTCTGTCGGAGACATAAAGTCTCGATGAAAGCAGACTGTAATTTGAAAACGTTGGAACGCTGGAGGAGCTGATGTATCCGGGGAATATTCAATGCGAAGCACCTAGGCAGCGTACTACTTGCTCTACCCAAGTGGAACTGCTCCCTGGAACCCCGATGGTTGCTCCGCTTTTTATCCTTGGCTTTGCACTCTTCGATGGCACTTGGAGGCTTCTGGTAGGCTCTGACAGGCTCGATCTTCTGGGCTCCTGAAGCGTGGCAACTTCGACTCACTGCTCAGGCTTACTTTTTGACGGGCCGGATGCGTGTATCTAACGAAAGATCTCTCCCGACTGCACCCATCGTTCCGCCATGAAAGTGGGAAACGGGAGACTTTGCGAGATTTGTGAAAACCTGTTGAGGACTACCGAAATGCTCGGCCATGGTTTCGAGACACAAAATTGATGTATAGTATGAGGTACAAAAAAAATGTGGGATTACCATCATCCCATTCATGAGCCATGTGCATCTGCCTCGTCCCTCGGTCTGCCCGCAGCCCGATGCATATAACTGGCCCGCTCTATTGCTTGACTTCGACTCATTTACCAGAATCCGAGTACAGAGCTCCAATGCCCCAGTACTGCTCTGCATTGAACGTTGCTGCCTCGGCATGCTTCCAAAGATCGTTAAAAGCAGAAAAAAGAATGACGTCGCTCGGATGGCTTGCATACGCCTTCTTGATCGAGTCGACAGCCAACTTCTGCTGCTCAAGACCGGGCACGGCAGCTCCGTTGGCGTTGCCCTTCCACGGCCAACCAGTCTCTGTGCAAACGACGCGCTTGCTTCGGTTCGACAGCTTGGCCTGGACCTCGCCCACCATCCGAGTGATGAAAGCACCTGCATCCTTTGCCGCCGTGCTACTGTCGAAAAAGGGATGGATGTTCATCGCGCAGTAGTCCGACACGTCGCAGAGCGAAGGATTCGCAAGGACGGCCACGAATGTATCGACAGTGACAATGGGACCTGTGTAACCAGCAGTGCGGAGAAGCTGTCGCGTCTGGCCCACAGCGGTCACCATCTGCTGCGCCGTCGCCTTGCCATTGTTGACCAACTCGTTACCGACACTGACAGTGTCAATCAGAGACCAGTCACTTCCGACGGCTGAGACAATCGTTGCGACCTGGGTTGGGATCGAGCTGATGTCGAAGATGCCCAAGAAGAGCTTCACGCCAGCATTTTTCGCCGCAGACAGAGCATTGGCGACCTGATTGCAATCGGTGCCGTAGGTGCGGACCACCGAGTATTTTCCTTTCAGTTCGGTAAAGTCGGCATCAATCTGCTCAGCTGTTTTGCACTGTCCCGCTGCGGTGTAGGGAGCATAGGCTATGCCATGAAGGGTGGTGTTTTGAGTGGAATAGGAAGAAGGAATaggcgaaggcgatgacgatgaagaagaggaagatggagCGCTTGATAATGCTGATGAGGATGCATCCAGGGTGTTGGTGAAGGATTGTGAAGATGCGGCTCGAGAGCTAACATCTCTTGAGCGGGTTTCCAGCCCCATAGGCATGGGAAAGCGACTGATCGACCGAGATGCGGGCACAGAGCGAACTGTCTCGGTGGTTGTTTCCAAAGGCctgccctcctcgtcgacgtaAACAACGACCTGGGGGGCTTCGGTGGGATCGGCTACGGAGgagtcggcgacgatgatcTTCTGAGGCCGAACTGCCGCTTCCCTTGCATCTCTACTGCCTAAGTAGACCTGTCAGGACCATATGCTCCAATCGGGGGCAATAAATCAAATCGGTACTCTCTTACCCTGTGGATGAGCGGCCGAGAGCCCAATTAGGGCGAGGGCAATCGCTGAAGGGAGACCGGCTGACTTCATTGTTCCAAGACTCCGACGGCTTCCAGATGGTTATTCGAAGCTAAAAGCGAGAAAGATGATGACACCTGGGACAACTATAGAGGCTCTAGTTCGAGACCCTGTCGAAGGGTTTTGATTCGTTGTGAGAGGATTGTTCAAAGTTGGGATCTGTAAGGACAGCGGGCGTGTGAGTTAATGAAACTGAAGGACAGTGAAGAATGGTAGATTCAAGTGAGCGACTGTAACGaaagaacaacaacagaaaAGAGCGGATCGCTGTCGAGACAGCTTCTGGGCTACACGAGGCCAAAAACAACGGAAGACAAGACACaatgaggaggagaagattGAAAGATGGAGGACGAGACTGATGAGATGGTAGGCGGCATGGCGTAGTCAAGTAGTGTGTGCCATTGCTTTTTCCAAGATGTCGGACCGTCGCCAGGCCCGATTGACCAACCAAAAAAGACAAGCAGAAGGAGCCAGAATACCAAGAGCGACAGGAACGAGGTAAGATGAAGCGCGTGGGGAGTCGTGGGTGGATGACGGGCCAAGAAGGGAGGAATGGAGGGAGTGAGacgaaggaggggggaaagggggatgCAGGAATCTGTTGGTCTTAACGTGTAACCAACAAGTGCACGTACGAGGGAGAGGCCTCTCAAAATCGAAAACTTGGAAGGCAGCGACTAACACACGCCTCAAAACTCACCTCCAAAAGTGGACCTCCCTGGCTGAGAGTTATTGTTGCTGATTTGTCGAGTTTTGACACGGGCTTGTCCAAGTGTTGTCGAACGGGCAGCCCACCAGGAGTTTGTATTTCTTGGGGTTTGTGGTGACCTTCGAAAGACTCCTTGAGTAGGTGAGTGTTTGGTCCGCGATGCCgctgtcgaggtcgacgagggtcAAGGTGAAAAGTGCTTCGAGTGAGTGGATCAGAAACGTGAATACTGGCAAATCCTGTCTGTTAACACCGGTAAGCATTTTGCAGCGGAACATGTTGCTTCCCCTTGTTCGTGAGATTCCGAGTCTGAGACAGGAGGTTTGTTCATCGACTTACAGGGAGGCAAAGCAGATACACGTAAATGGGGTATGCCGTCTTCTACCCGAGTGTCTTTGTGAATGAGTGGTGGACTGTTTCGAGAAGTTAAGGAGAGTGGTGATCAATCTGATCTTCTCAAATGATCGAATGAGTGCGTGTTGTGATTGAGCAGTCTATATAGTaaggacgaggtcgaggcaTCTTATATAACAAACGAAGTAGGGCATTTTGGTTTCCAGGCTTGAGATCACATCTCCCCCCCGGCTTCCAGCGCGACGCAAGAAGCAACGACACAGCCCACGACAGATGCATCTCTCTTTCAAGCCACCGCTGAAGCCCGACGACCCCAAACGGCGCTAACGAATTCTCATGCTTTCATCGGATTGCAAATGCAGATGGCCAACACCCGATCCAAACGAGCCGGACCGTCCGACACCAACCTACCCGA is drawn from Colletotrichum destructivum chromosome 6, complete sequence and contains these coding sequences:
- a CDS encoding Putative cytochrome b5-like heme/steroid binding domain, fatty acid desaturase — translated: MATPTNAPISAAASAPRGKPTKTRVYPLMSRRQVEGLIAQGRVVIIIDQFVVKLDGWLAYHPGGDKAILHMVGRDATDEVSVLHSPEARSQMTRYRIGRVEGHWRNFVPPIQGGKFRALEEGGSGFEDIDDNDDDTMRFFGAPSPSDVGSREASPVFDTADIHVRRRHGAAQSSSPASVSSATSTTDDGHDDKDMDGTAFLDSETRKQIRLDLHKYPALDDGTQSDIVRKYRLLNERIKAEGLYNCDYRAYAIEVMRYTILFAAMLTFLRWGWYFLSAACLGCFWHQLVFSAHDAGHMGITHNFHVDTCIGIFIADFMGGLSIGWWKRNHNVHHIVTNSPEHDPDIEHLPFFAVSHRFLGNLTSSYYERVMEYDLAARFFLSLQSYLYYPIMLFGRFNLYRLSWDHLIMGRGPKKGIAWWHRWLEVAGQVFFWVWFGYGIVYRSIPNNWDRFVFVIISHMFQAPLHVQITLSHFAMSTADLGPQESFPQKMLRTTMDVDCPTWLDFFHGGLQFQVVHHMYPRIPRHNLRKTQRLVQDFCNDVGIPYALYGFVDGNKDVIGRLAEVSRQAAILAKCQKVAAHHIQGGHRH
- a CDS encoding Putative glycoside hydrolase superfamily, with translation MKSAGLPSAIALALIGLSAAHPQGSRDAREAAVRPQKIIVADSSVADPTEAPQVVVYVDEEGRPLETTTETVRSVPASRSISRFPMPMGLETRSRDVSSRAASSQSFTNTLDASSSALSSAPSSSSSSSSPSPIPSSYSTQNTTLHGIAYAPYTAAGQCKTAEQIDADFTELKGKYSVVRTYGTDCNQVANALSAAKNAGVKLFLGIFDISSIPTQVATIVSAVGSDWSLIDTVSVGNELVNNGKATAQQMVTAVGQTRQLLRTAGYTGPIVTVDTFVAVLANPSLCDVSDYCAMNIHPFFDSSTAAKDAGAFITRMVGEVQAKLSNRSKRVVCTETGWPWKGNANGAAVPGLEQQKLAVDSIKKAYASHPSDVILFSAFNDLWKHAEAATFNAEQYWGIGALYSDSGK